CCGTGCCCCTGAGCCCGGAAATCAAGGCCCTGGACAAGGTCAAGCAGCTGACCCTGTCGCCCATGCTGGCCGAGGCCATTCGTCGCATCAGCAACGAAGAGTCTATCTCCGCCATGTTCGAGCACTAAGCCCGGACAAGCTGGAAGTAACAGCCCGCGAACTTCGCGGGCTTTTTTGTGGACGGGATTTAAGTGCAGGGACTGGGGACTGAGGACTGGGGAAATTGTAGACTCCGGTTCGGATTTCGCCGGGCAGCAATACCAGTCCCTGTTCCCTAATCCCCGTTTTTTATCCGTAAAAGCGCACAAAATAGTACCCGCTCAGGCCCACACCAAAGGCGACAATGGCCCAGGCCAGCAGCTTCGGCTTGATCCACTCCAGCAGCCGGGCACCCAGCTTGCCGCCGAGCAGATAGCCCAGCGCGAGCAACAGGGCCTCGTGCCAGTACACCAGTCCCGACAGGGAATACACCACAATGGTGGCACCGCTGGCCAGCATCGACAGATACAGCTTGATGGCGTGCTGCTGCAGGCTGGAGCCCAGCCGCAGCTGACCCATCAGCGCCATCAGCAGCACGCCCAGACCACCGCCAAAAAAGCCGCCGTAAAAGCTGCCACTTAACAGCACCGGCCAGGCCTTTGGTTTCATGGCAAGGGGGCCTTCAAACCCCTGGCTGCTGAGCAGCTGCCGGCCGTAAAGCAGGCTCACCCCCAGCAACAACCAGGGCACCAGATAATTGAAGTGGTCGGCATGAAACCGGGTCAGGGCAAAAGCCCCCAGCCCGCCCCCGGCCAGGCCGATCAGGGTCAGCGCCAGCAGCGGACCGCCCCGCAGGCGACGGCGCATGCCCCAGAAGGCGCTGACATAACCGGGCCAGGATGCCACACTGGCGGTGGCCACGGCCCCGGTGCTGGGAATGCCCGCCCCCAGCAGGGCCGGCAGAGTAAAAAACAGACCGCCACCGGCCAGCGCATTGACCACGCCGGCCAGCAGGGACCAACCCAGAAGTTCAAACATGATGGTATCCGTGAAAATCGAGTGCAGAAAAGCAGGATAAAGCGAAGGAGCCGCTTTTGAATGCACAATCATAGCACAGATTGTAAACAATACATGTGGTATCTATACGCGGCCGGTGCCATGGCAAATCCGGCCCTGACGGTGGCCATTATCGCCGCACTTCATTAGAATGTGGCGTCATTTTAACGGCCGATTCTGCTATGCAACCTATCGAACTCATTGTCGGGCTGGCCAACCCCGGCCCGGAATACGCCCACACCCGCCACAATGCGGGTGCCTGGTACGTCACCGAGCTGGCCCGGCTGCACGGCGCCCAGCTCAAGGAAGAAGGCAAATTCTTTGGCTGGACCGGGCGCGTGCGCATTGCCGGCCGCGACGTGCGTCTGTTGATCCCGGCCACCTTTATGAACCGCTCGGGCAAGGCGGTGGCGGCCCTGGCCAACTTTTACCAGATCCCGCCCGAAGGCATTCTGGTGGCCCACGACGAACTGGACCTGCCCCCGGGCACCGCCCGCTTCAAGCAGGGCGGCGGTCACGGCGGCCACAACGGCCTGCGCGACATCATCAGCAGTCTGGGCAACAGCAAGGATTTTTACCGGCTGCGGCTGGGCATCGGCCACCCCGGCGACAAGTCCCGGGTGGCCGGCTTTGTGCTGACCAGGGCACCGGCCGCCGAGCAGACCCTGCTCGACGCCACCGTGGACGAAGCCGCCCGCGCCACCGATATTTTATTCAAGGATGGCATGGTCAGGGCGATGAACCGCCTGCATGCCTTCAACGCCGATTCCACCAAGTAATTTCAGGACACCATCATGGGTTTTAAATGCGGTATTGTGGGTCTGCCCAACGTGGGCAAATCCACCCTGTTCAACGCTCTGACCAAGGCCGGCATCGAAGCCGCCAACTTTCCCTTCTGCACCATAGAGCCGAACACCGGCGTGGTGCCGGTGCCGGACAAACGCCTCGACGCCCTGGCCGCCATCGTCAACCCGCAGCGGGTGCTGCCCACCACCATGGAATTCGTGGACATCGCCGGCCTGGTGGCCGGTGCCTCCAAGGGCGAAGGCCTGGGCAACAAGTTTCTGGCCAACATTCGCGAGACCGACGCCATCGGCCATGTGGTGCGCTGCTTTGAAAACGACAATATCGTCCACGTGGCCGGCAAGGTATCGCCGAAAGACGATATCGAAATCATCAACACCGAGCTGGCCCTGGCGGATCTGGATACCTGCGAGCGCGCCATTACCCGTAACGCCAAGAAGGCCAAGGGTGGCGACAAGGACGCCAAGTTCGAAATCACCGTACTGGAAAAACTGCTGCCGGTGCTGGAAGAAGCCAAAGTGCTGCGCAGCGTTGAGCTGACCAGGGAAGAAAAGGCCGCCATCGACTACCTGAACTTCCTCACCATCAAGCCGACCATGTACATTGCCAACGTCAATGAAGACGGCTTTGAAAACAACCCCTACCTGGCCGAGGTGGAAGCCATTGCCGCCGCCGAAAACGCCATTGTGGTGCCGGTGTGCGCCGCCATGGAATCCGAAATCGCCGAGCTGGACGCGGAAGAAGCCGCCGAATTCATGGATGACATGGGTCTGGAAGAGCCGGGTCTGAACCGGGTGATCCGCGCCGGTTACCAGTTGCTGAACCTGCAGACCTACTTCACCGCCGGGGTGAAGGAAGTGCGTGCCTGGACCATTCCCGTGGGCGCCACCGCGCCCCAGGCCGCCGGCAAGATCCACACCGACTTTGAAAAGGGCTTTATTCGCGCCCAGACCATAGGTTATGAAGACTACATCACCTACAAGGGTGAGCAGGGCGCCAAGGAAGCGGGCAAGATGCGCTCCGAAGGCAAGGACTACATCGTCAAAGACGGCGATGTGATGAACTTCCTGTTCAACGTCTGAGCGTTCTGCACGCTTGCTTCAAGGCCGGGCATGTTCCCGGCCTTTTTTGTTTTTCCCGTTTTCGCAGAAAAAACCGGCCTTGTTGACCACCCCTTCATCACCATGCCGCTTTTATGGCCAACCGACCGTGGCACGCCATTTTTTTACGGAAAAACGGTTGACGCTGTCGGCCCGGATACGCATAATGCGCCCCGTTCGGTGACGGATGGTCATCAACAAGCAGTGGCTATGTAGCTCAGTTGGTTAGAGCACATCACTCATAATGATGGGGTCGCAGGTTCGAATCCCGCCATAGCCACCATTGCTGGGGTATCGCCAAGCGGTAAGGCAGCGGGTTTTGATCCCGCCATTCCCAGGTTCGAATCCTGGTACCCCAGCCATTTTCAGAAAAGGTTGAAGACCAAGCGGGTATTATCCCGGCGCTGGTGCCCAGGCACAAACCGCAGCTTCAACCGTTTTCACAGTGGCTGATATCAAAAAATTTGTTATCATCCATTCGCTGTTGGGGTATCGCCAAGCGGTAAGGCAGCGGGTTTTGATCCCGCCATTCCCAGGTTCGAATCCTGGTACCCCAGCCATTTCAAGCGCATACGACGGCCAGTGCGTATCGCAACATTGAGGCGACTCAATGCTTTATGTGGCTATGTAGCTCAGTTGGTTAGAGCACATCACTCATAATGATGGGGTCGCAGGTTCGAATCCCGCCATAGCCACCACTCTTTTCGCGGGAGTGGCGAAATTGGTAGACGCACCAGATTTAGGTTCTGGCGCCGCAAGGTGTGCGAGTTCAAGTCTCGCCTCCCGCACCATTAAAAATTGGGGTATCGCCAAGCGGTAAGGCAGCGGGTTTTGATCCCGCCATTCCCAGGTTCGAATCCTGGTACCCCAGCCATCTATCGAAAAGCCGGCCTTTGGGTCGGCTTTTTTGCTTTCTGAGGTTAAGGATTAGGGATTAGGGATTAGGGATTAGGGATTAGGGAATCGTACCAGTCCCTGCTCCCCATTCCCTGCAGTTACAGCCCCATGGCGTACTTCATCACCTGTTTCTTCAGCGGGCCGCTGTGCTCGGCGGCCCTGAGACCCAGATTGCGCAGCAGCCTGAGCGGCGCCAGCTCATTGCTGAAAGCCAGGTAAAACACGTCCATGGCCCCCTGCATCAGCAGGTTGTCGGGGCGGCGGCGGCATTCAAAGCGCCTGAGCAGGGTAGTGGTGGCAATATCCTCTCCCCGTTCCACCGCCTGATGTACCAGCTCGCTCAGCACCGCCACGTCCTTGAAGCCGAGGTTCACTCCCTGCCCCGCCAGTGGATTGATGGTGTGGGCGGCATCGCCGAGCAGCACCACTGCCCCCTTGACGTAGTGATTGGCGTGGCGCCGGCGCAGGGCAAAGTGGCCCTTGTCCAGCACCCGCACCGGACCAAGACGGGCGGGAAAATGCGTCCCTATCTCGGCTTCCAGCGCCTGGTTGCTCAGGGCCGCCAGTTGCTCGATACGCGCCTTGCCGTCGTACCACACCAGCGAAGCCTTACCATGGCCCAGCGGCAGCAGCGCCCGGGGGCCGCTGGCGCAGAACTGTTGCCAGGTGATGTCCTGCTCCAGTTGCTCGCCTTGAACGCTTATCAGCATGCACTGCTGGGCGTAGTCCCAGGCGGTGACGCCAATGCCGGCCAGTTGCCGTACCCGGGACTCGGCACCGTCACAGGCCAGCACCAGCCGCGCCTGCACCCGAGAGCCATCCCCCAGCGTCAGCAACGCGCCTTCAGAGGTTTGCTCAAGCGTATCCAGCGTTTGCGGACAGTCGAGGGTGACATTGTGCCACTGGGCCAGCGCCTGCCACAGGCCCAGCTGAATGACCCGGTTTTCCAGCATGTAGCCCAGATACTCGCAGCCCAGCTCGGCGGCGCTGAAGCGGGTGGCAAAGCCCGGCCACTCGCAGGCTTCCAGTCGCTGATAGGGCCAGGCGCGCATGTGAGCGATGGCCTCCCAGGCACCGGCCTGCTGCAGCAGCCGCACCGAGGCGGCGCTGACCGAGGAAATGCGCAGATCATGGGGTTGCGCGGGCGAAAACTCGCGTGGCTGCCGGCTTTCCAGCACCCGAATGGCCAGCCCGCTGGGCGCCAGCAGCGCCGCCGCCAGGGCCCCCACCATGCCGCCGCCAATAATGGCGATATCGCACTGTTGCATTGTCCAACCTCCGGATTTTTCGGCCATTCTACCCCAATTTCCCTGATTTCGCCGGGGGCAATTTGCCCACTTGGCGCCCCCTTGTGGCTGGATATTATCTGGCCACTACCGGGAGAAAGGAGTAGAATGCCCGGTCCAAAACGCACGACCTTTTGCAGTAATTCAAGAGCGCCATGAGCAAAAAACTTCATATCAAGACCTGGGGCTGTCAGATGAACGAATACGATTCATCCAAGATGGCCGATCTGCTGGACGCCAGCCACGGCTACCAGCTCACCGAAGAAGCAGAGCAGGCCGACGTGCTGCTGCTCAACACCTGCTCCATTCGCGAGAAGGCCCAGGAGAAGGTCTTTCATCAGCTCGGCCGCTGGCGCCCGCTCAAGGAAGCCAATCCCAAACTGGTGATCGGCGTGGGTGGCTGCGTGGCCTCGCAGGAAGGCGACGCCATTCGCGCCCGTGCTCCCTTTGTGGACATCGTGTTCGGTCCGCAAACCCTGCACCGGCTGCCGGCCATGATCAAGTCGGTGCTGGAAGGCCGCGGTGCCCAGGTGGACGTGGCGTTTCCCGAGATCGAGAAATTCGACAACCTGCCCGAACCCAAAGCCGAAGGTGCCACTGCCTTTGTCTCCATCATGGAAGGCTGCTCCAAGTACTGCTCCTTCTGCGTGGTGCCCTACACCCGCGGCGAGGAGGTGAGCCGCCCGCTGGATGACGTGCTCTATGAAATCGCCCAGCTCGCCGAGCAGGGCGTGCGCGAAGTCAACCTGCTGGGCCAGAACGTCAATGCCTACCGGGGCGAAACCCACGACGGCGACATCTGCAGCTTTGCCGAGCTGCTGCGCCTGGTGGCGGCCATCGACGGCATCGACCGCATTCGCTACACCACCAGCCACCCCATCGAGTTCACCGACGACATTATCGAGGTGTACAAGGATACCCCCGAGGTGGTCAGCTTCCTGCACCTGCCGGTGCAGAGCGGCTCGGATCGCATTCTGACCCTGATGAAGCGCCCGCACACCGCCCTAGAATACAAGTCCAAGATCCGCAAGCTGCGCGCCGCCCGCCCCGACATCACCATCAGCTCCGACTTTATCGTGGGCTTTCCCGGGGAAGAGGCCGATGACTTTGAAAAGACCATGAAACTCATCGAGGACGTGGGTTTTGACATGAGTTTCAGCTTTATTTACAGCCCCCGTCCGGGCACCCCGGCCGCCGATCTGCCCGACGACATTCCCATGGAAGAGAAAAAGGAACGGCTGTACCGGCTGCAGAACACCATCAACAACCAGGCGCAGCTGATCAGCCGGCAGATGCTGGGCTCCACCCAGCGCATTCTGGTGGAAGGCCCGTCCAAGCTGAACCCCATGGAGCTGCGCGGCCGCACCGAGAACAACCGGGTGGTGAACTTCGAAGGCCCCCATCACCTGATTGGCGGTTTTGCCGATGTGGAGATCACCGAGGTCATGCCCCACAGCCTGCGCGGCAAATTCCTGCGCGGCGAAGACGAAATGGATCTGCGCACCCAGGTATCCCCCCGAAGCATTCTGGCCCGCCGCCCCGACGGCGTGCCCGACGACACCGGCGTGGCCACCTTTACCCCCTAAAAACAGGGGCGCGGGATTAGGGAACAGGGACTGGATGTCCTGCTCCCTCGTCCCTGTGCCCTATTCCCCTATATTCAGGAGTTACCTTGACAGCCAACGTCACTCATCTGGACCTTGAACTGCAGCCCGCCGACGGCCAGCGCCTGGCCAGCCTGTGCGGCCCCTTTGACGACAACATCAAGCAACTGGAACGTCGCCTGGGGGTGGAAATCAACCATCAGGACCAGCACTTTCAGATTGTCGGCCCCGAGCGCCTGTCCCGGGTGGCCGGCGACATTCTCACCCGCCTCTATGTAGAGACCCAGTCCATCAAGGGCCAGGCCGTACCCGACATTACTCCGGAGCACATTCATCTGGCCATCAAGGAAAGCCGGGTACTGGAGCAGGACGAACAGGAGGCCCACAGCGGCTATCGCTACGGCAAGGAAGTGGTGATCAAGACCAAACGGGGGCTGATCAAGCCGCGCAGCCCCAATCAGGCCCATTATGTGGCCCATATTCTCAGCCACGATATCACCTTTGGCATCGGTCCGGCGGGCACCGGCAAAACCTATCTGGCGGTGGCGGCGGCGGTGGACGCCCTGGAGCGCCAGGAAATCCGCCGCATTCTGCTGACCCGGCCGGCGGTGGAAGCGGGCGAAAAACTCGGTTTTCTGCCCGGGGATCTGAGCCAGAAGGTCGACCCCTACCTGCGTCCCCTGTACGACGCCCTGTTTGAAATGCTGGGCTTTGAGCGGGTGGAAAAGCTGATTGAGCGCAACGTGATCGAAGTGGCGCCGCTGGCCTACATGCGCGGCCGCACCCTCAACGACGCCTTTATCATTCTCGACGAAAGCCAGAACACCACGGTGGAGCAGATGAAGATGTTCCTCACCCGCATCGGTTTCAACTCCAAGGCGGTGATCACCGGCGACATCACCCAGATCGACCTGCCCCGCAACGCCCGTTCCGGACTGCGCCATGCCATTGAAGTGCTGAGCGGGGTGGAAGGGTTGTCGTTCAACTTCTTTCGTGCCGAAGACGTGGTGCGCCACCCGGTGGTGGCCCGCATCGTGCGCGCCTACGAGGCCTTTGACGACGCCCAGAAGCAACAAAAAGAACAGAAACAGAAAGAACAAGCGCCCCCTTCCCGTGAGGAGCCCAAGGCATGACCCTGTGGCTGGATCTGCAAATCGCCTGTGACGAAGCCCCCGGCCTGCCCACCGAGCAGGACTTTGAACGCTGGCTTGCCGCCGCCCTTGACGGCGAGCAGAATGAGGCCGAAGTGACCGTGCGCCTGGTGGACGAGGCCGAAAGCCAGGCCCTCAACCGGGATTATCGCGGCAAGGACAAGCCCACCAATGTACTGTCGTTTCCCTTTGAAGCCCCTCCCGGTGTGGAGCTGCCGCTGCTGGGCGATCTGGTGATCTGTCGCCAGGTGGTGGAGCGGGAAGCGGCCGAGCAAAACAAGCCGCCGCAGGCGCACTGGGCCCACATGGTGGTGCACGGCTGCTTGCATTTACTCGGTTTTGACCATATTAAGGATGACGAGGCCGAAGAAATGGAAGCCAGAGAGATAGTCATTCTGGCCGGGCTGGGCATGGACAACCCCTATCAAGACGACGAAGGTTAACAAGTGAGCGACGATAATTCACACTCAGAAAACGGTTCGTCCACAAAGAAAAACTGGCTGGAGCGACTGGGCCAGATGTTTCAGGGCGAACCGAAGAACCGGGAAGAACTGGTTGAAGTGATCATGGACGCGGGTGAACGGGATCTGATTGATCAGGACACCAAGGACATGATCGAAGGCGTACTGGAAGTGAGCGAACTGCGGGTACGCGATATCATGATCCCCCGCTCCCAGATGGTGACGGTGGAAAAATCCCAGCCGGTTTCCAGCTTTCTGCCCATGATCATCGAGTCCACCCACTCCCGCTTTCCGGTGGTGAACGAAGACAAGGATCATATCGAAGGCATTCTGCTGGCCAAGGATCTGCTGCCCTACGGCTTTGGCCTCACCGAGGAAGAATTCTCCATCGACAAAGTACTGCGCCCGGCGGTGGTGGTCCCCGAAAGCAAGCGCCTCGACAAACTGCTCAAGGAGTTCCGCGAAGAACGCTACCACATGGCCATTGTGGTGGACGAATTCGGCGGCGTGTCGGGCCTGGTCACCATCGAAGACATTCTCGAGCTGATTGTGGGCGACATCGAAGACGAGTACGACGCCGAGGAAAGCGCCGAAATCCGTCAGATCAGCAAGCGGGTGTATTCGGTGGCTGCGCTCACCGACATCGAGGATTTCAACGACTTCTTTCATACCGACTTCAGCGACGAAGAGGCCGACACCGTGGGCGGCATGGTGATGCACGCCTTTGGCCATCTGCCCGGCAAGGGTGAACAGGTGGAGCTGGGTGGCTTCATCTTCAAGGTGGCCCACGCCGATCGTCGACGGCTGCTGCAATTACAGGTTAAGATACCCGACAATCAGGAAACCTCCTCGTCGGAGCCGGTATAAGTGCTTAAATTGCTGCCATTGTTCGGGGCCCTGCTGTGCGGGGCCCTTGGCGTTCTGGCCTTCAGCCCCTTTGATCTCTGGCCGCTGGCGCTGGTGTCGCTGGCCGGACTGTTCGCCGTTACTCACCATTGCGCCCCCGGCCCCGCCGCCCGCCGCGGTTTTGTCTGGAGCCTGGGGCTTTACCTGCCCGGCCTGTGGTGGATCCACAACAGCATGACCCTGTTCGGCGGCCTGCCGCTGCCGGTGGCCTTTGTGCTGGTGGCCCTGCTGGCCGCCTATCTCAGCCTCTACACGGCGCTCGCCCTGTGGCTGGCCCACCGCTTTGTGGCTTCGCCCCGGGCCCGGCTGCTGTGGGTATTGCCGGTGCTGCTGATCGGTGCCGACTGGCTGCGCGGCTGGATGCTCACCGGCTTTCCCTGGCTGTGGTTCGGCTACTCCCAGCTGGATGGCCCGCTGGCGGGGCTGGCGCCCATTCTAGGCGTGCAGGGCATCAGCTGGCTGCTGACCTTTTCCGCCGCCGCCCTGTGTTGGCTCGGCACCGGGCTACGCTGGCGTGCCGCCGCCCTTGCGGGCGTGCTCTGGGCCCTGGGCGTGGCCAGCCAGCAGTTGCAGTGGGTATCTCCCACTCAAACCCTGCGGGTGGCCCTGGTGCAGGGCAATATCGAACAATCCCTGAAGTGGGTTCCGGGGCAACTGGAGCACAGCCTGAAGCGCTATCTGGACCTGACCCGGCCGGCGCTGAATGCCGATGTGGTAATCTGGCCCGAATCCGCCCTGCCCGCCTCCGAGCAGCAGCTGGCCCCCTGGCTGGAGCAGGTCGACAAACTGATGTTTGAGCGGGGCCAGAGCCTGATCACCGGCCTGGTGTCCCGCCCCGCCGAAGGCGAGGTGTACAACGCCGTGCTGGGGCTGGGCAACGGCCATTACCGGCCGGGCCAGGACAACCGCTACTACAAGCAGCAGCTGGTGCCCATTGGCGAGTTCGTGCCCTTTGGCGACTGGCTGCGGCCCCTGGCGCCGTTTTTCAACCTGCCCATGTCGTCCTTTTCCCGGGGGGAGTCCGGCCAGGCCGACATTCACGCCGCCGGCCGCGACATGAGCGTGGCCATCTGCTATGAGGTGGCCTTCCCGGGGCTGGTGCGGGCCAACATGAAGCCGAGCACCGACTTTCTGCTGACGGTGTCGAACGATACCTGGTTTGGCCGCTCCATCGGCCCCTGGCAGCACCAGCAAATCGCCCGCATGCGCGCTCTGGAGCTGGGCCGGCCGATGATCCGCGCCACCAATAACGGCGTGACCCTGGTGACCGATGAAAAAGGCCGCATGAGCGCCAGCCTGCCCCAGTTTGAGCAGGGGGTGCTTACCGCCGAGGTGATTGGCATGACCGGGCTCACCCCCTATGCCCGTTTTGGCAACCTGCCGTTGCTGGCGGTGCTGGGACTGAGCCTGCTGATTGCCGCCCGCTGTCGCCAGCCTGCCGGCCGGCTGGTCATGGCCGAACGGCGGCTGTTTAAATAACCGGTTTACGAGACAAGGAAGGATTTCGCAGGAGACTGTGCTCCATGCCATGGACTCCGGGTCATGCCCGGAGTGCCGGTATTTTGTAACGCCTCAAGGCGTGAGCGGATGGCGAATAAAAGTATGGTGATTGCATTCCAGACAGGTGGTCAGCACCTCGGGGTGTGTTACCTCATGGCGGTGGGCGCACAGGGTACAGTCGTACAGACCCGGGCCCACCACCTCGCCGGCCTGATATTCACCGTGATGGGCCAGGTCCTCGCCTAGCTCCTGCCATTCCAGCTGACTCTTGTCGGTCACGCCGGCCAGCCAGCCCCACACCGTTTCGCTGATGCGCCGGTAAAACAGACTGTCGCGAAAGCCCCCCTGTTCATCGCCAAAGGCGGCCAGATCCCGCTTTACATACTCGGCGATCAGCGCCAGCTCGTCCTTGGTGAGATCCCCGGCCGCTTCCATGTAGGCCTGGGTCTTTTCCACCGCTTCCTTGATGGTGGTGTTCTCCGCCATTTCCCACTGGCGCTGCAGCTCTTCCACAAAGGCGTCGTACCCTTTCCTGTGCTTGTCGTCTTGCTCGCTCATGGTCTTGTCCTCTCAGGCAGGCCCGGGGTGAGCTATTGTTGCCGGCTACCCCCTAAGGTATTCTATGCCGATTTATCGCTGGTGTTACCACTCATTTACGGAACCGGACGTCATAATGCAAGAGCAATACAATCCCCAGAATATCGAGCCCCGCGTGCAGCAGCACTGGGACGCGCAGCAGACCTTCAAGGCCACGGAGCAGCCCGGCAAGGACAAGTTCTATTGTCTGTCGATGTTCCCCTACCCTTCAGGTCGGCTACATATGGGGCACGTCCGTAACTACACCATAGGCGACGTTATCTCCCGCTATCAACGGCTGCAGGGCAAAAACGTGCTGCAACCCATCGGCTGGGACGCCTTTGGCCTGCCCGCCGAAAACGCCGCCATCAACAACAAGACGGCGCCGGCGCCCTGGACCTACGAAAACATCGAATATATGAAGAACCAGCTCAAGCGGCTGGGCTTTGGTTACGACTGGGACCGGGAGCTGGCCACCTGTACGCCGGAGTATTACCGCTGGGAACAGTGGTTCTTTACCAAGTTGTATGAAAAGGGCCTGGTGTACAAAAAGACCTCCTCGGTCAACTGGTGCCCCAACGACGAAACCGTGCTCGCCAACGAGCAGGTCAACGACGGCTGCTGCTGGCGCTGCGACACCCCGGTGGAGCAAAAGGAAATTCCCCAGTGGTTTATCAAGATCACCGACTACGCCGATGAGCTGCTGCGCGACATCGACGAGCTGGAGGGCTGGCCCGAGCAGGTCAAGACCATGCAGCGCAACTGGATTGGCCGCAGCGAGGGCGTGACCCTGCGCTTTGACGTGGCCGGC
The Oceanimonas pelagia genome window above contains:
- a CDS encoding zinc ribbon-containing protein, translating into MSEQDDKHRKGYDAFVEELQRQWEMAENTTIKEAVEKTQAYMEAAGDLTKDELALIAEYVKRDLAAFGDEQGGFRDSLFYRRISETVWGWLAGVTDKSQLEWQELGEDLAHHGEYQAGEVVGPGLYDCTLCAHRHEVTHPEVLTTCLECNHHTFIRHPLTP